TTTACAATTTTACTGTATTTTTTTTAAAATGCCTGCAGCTAATTTAAAATATACTTGTTGTTTTTTAAAAACTAACGGTTGCATAATTTGCTTTATAATCGCTTTCGACAATACATTTGTAAAAATTAAAAGTATGAAAAAATTTGCACTTATCACCGCAGTACTTGTCACTGCTATATCATTACAATCATGCAGACAAGCTGATGACGTTTTATCACCTGAAGAAATAGCAACATTACAAAAAGTACAGGACTCATCCAACAATTCTTCTAATAAAGATGATGATAATACTGTAGGAATTGACCAAAGTGTGCCAACTGCCACATTCGTAGACGGAGAAATTGTACCGCCACCAAGAAAGTAACCCCTAAAACTAAATATTTTTTTTTCATCATTTGTGTTTGGTTCTTCCGCGATATTCGCGGAAGAATCTTTTTATAGAACAATCACACCTACTGCTTGTAGTTTAATCAAGTTTCCTTATTTTCGTACCTTTGTAAAATATTTCTTATTTATGGAGGCCACCTATATTGAAACACAACAGATTTCTTTTCAGGATTTTAAAAACCAGATTTTAGCCGATTATAAACTCGGCAGAATTTCCCGCGAAATGTCTTATCTCGGGAGACGCGAAGTACTTACCGGCAAGGCGAAGTTCGGTATTTTCGGGGACGGAAAAGAGCTTCCGCAACTCGCAATGGCTAAGGTCTTTAAAAATGGGGACTTCCGTTCCGGATATTACCGGGACCAAACTTTCGCCATGGCGATTGATGCTGTAAGCGTAGAAAGTTTTTTTGCTCAGTTATATGCAGATACAAATGTTGATCGCGAACCTGCTTCTGCCGGTCGCCAGATGAATGGTCATTATGCGACCCGAAGTCTGAACGAAGACGGCAGCTGGAAAAACTTAATGGAGCAAAAAAATATTTCATCAGATATTTCACCTACTGCAGGACAAATGCCAAGGCTTTTAGGTCTTGCTTTAGCTTCCAAAGTCTATAAATCTGTAAAATTTGAGGGTTCAGAAAAATTTTCCAATGACGGAAATGAAGTTGCTTTCGGCACAATTGGTGATGCATCAACAGCTGAGGGACATTTCTGGGAGGCTTTGAATGCTGCCTGTGCTTTGCAGGTTCCAATGATTGTTTCGATCTGGGATGATGGTTACGGAATTTCTGTACCAACTCAAAACCAGCGTGCTAAAGCAGATATAGCTGAAATGCTTTCCGGCTTTCAAAGAACAGAAGGTCAGAATCAGGGATGCGAAATCATTCAGGTTAAAGCCTGGGATTACCCTTCGCTTCTTGATGCTTACGCAAGGGCAGAACATTTTGCGAGAACTGAAAGTGTTCCTGTTGTGGTTCATGTTGTAGAAGTTACACAGCCTCAAGGACATTCCACATCGGGATCGCACGAGAGATATAAAAATGAAGAACGCCTGAAATGGGAAGGTGAATTTGACGGTTTGAACAAATTCAGGGAATGGATTCTCAATTATTCTATTGAAATTGAAGGAAAGGACGAACAGCTTGCAACCGCTGAGGAACTTGATCTTATTAATGAAGAAGCGAAGAAATTTGTAAAAGAAGGTCAGAAAAAAGCTTGGGAAGATTATCAAAAATCCATTACCGTTTTAAAAGATGCAGTCATTCCGCTGGTTGAGAATTTAGAAGACCAGAACGCAGAAATTACCGCTGAACTTCATAAATTCAATAAGATCATTGCGGTGGCGAAACGTGATATCTTCCATTTGGTAAGAAAGTCATTACTCCTTACAAGAGGCAATGAATCAGCAGAGAGAAAAGCTCTTCAGAATAAATTCAAAGAAATTTTTGCGGCTGAGAAAGACAATTACTCTTCGCATTTATATTCTCAGTCTCAGTGGAAAACAACGAATATAAAAGAAATTCCTCCCGTTTTTTCTGAAAATTCAGAGAATGTTGACGGAAGAGTTGTCGTAAGAAATAACTTCGATAAAATATTCGAAAAATATCCTGAAACGCTGGTCTTCGGTGAAGATGCCGGAAATATCGGTGATGTAAACCAAGGTTTAGAAGGTCTACAGGAAAAATATGGCGAACTTCGAATTGCAGACACCGGAATTCGTGAAGCCACTATCCTCGGACAAGGAATTGGTATGGCAATGCGCGGACTCAGACCGATCGCAGAAATCCAGTATCTCGACTACATCCTATATTGTTTACAGGGAATGAGCGATGATTTAGCTACCGTTCAGTACCGTACAAAAGGTGGGCAAAAAGCTCCGGTAATTATCAGAACTCGTGGGCACAGGCTCGAAGGTGTTTGGCATTCCGGTTCACCGATGGCTGGAATCATTAATCTTTCAAAAGGAATTCTGGTTCTTGTTCCACGAAATTTAACCAAAGCTGCAGGATTTTACAACACGATGCTTCAGAGTGATGAACCAGCCGTAATCGTGGAATGTCTGAACGGTTACCGTTTAAAAGAAAAACAGCCTGACAACTTAGGAGAATTTACTGTTCCTGTTGGTAAAATTGAAGTTACTAAGGAAGGAAAAGATGTGACGTTAGTGACTTACGGATCCACCTGGAGAATCGTAATGGAAGCAGCTGAGGAACTTGAAAAAATCGGTATTTCTGCTGAAGTGATTGATGTTCAGTCCTTAATACCGTTTGATCTTAGTCACGACATTGCTGAAAGTGTAAAGAAAACTAACCGGTTGGTGGTAATTGACGAAGATGTGGAAGGCGGAACATCTGCTTTTATTCTTCAGCAGATTCTAGAGAAACAGAAAGCTTTCAGATTTTTAGACTCAGATCCTTTAACCATTTGTGCAGAAAACCACAGACCTGCTTACGCAAGCGACGGCGATTATTTCAGTAAACCAAGTGTGGATGATATGGTCGAAAAAATATATGAGATGTTTAATGAAATTAATCCGGCTCGGTTTCCGGCGATATAGATTTTAATATTCAGCTATAAAAAAGCAAACTTCGGTTTGCTTTTTTTTTGCACTATTCTTGCATTGCTTCGTAAAATTTAAATTTTATGAGAAATATTTTTGTTCCGATTATAGCCTCATTCTTAGTCGTTTCATGTAGCAAGACTGAAACTAAAATTCAGGATCATTCAACAGAGCAGAATCAGAAAAATGAAACTACGAACGGAATGGTTGCGATTATGAATGAAATGATGGATGAAATGCATAGTGAAAAACCAACAGGGAATAATGATGTAGATTTTGCCAAGATGATGATTGAGCATCACAAGGGAGCAGTTGAAATGTCAGAACTTCTTTTAGAGAAAGGCCAAGATGAAGAATTAAAAACATTTGCCCGCAAAGTTATTATTGCACAGGATAAAGAAATAAACTTGATGAAAAAGTTTGAAAATCAAACCGAAGTTTCACCCGATAGCAAGATTTTTCAGCAGGAACTCAATCAGTCGATGGGCGCGATGATGAATAAAAACATTAAAATCCATAATGATATTGATAAAGATTACGCCGAACAGATGATTCCGCATCATCAAAGCGCGGTTGATATGGCCGAAGTTTATCTGAAATACGGGAAGCAAAAGGATTTGTTGAAATTGTGCGATGATATTGTTAATACGCAGACTTCAGAAATTCAACAGTTAAAGACTTGGCTCACTGCAAATTAAATTAATGATATGAAATAACTCAGGCTACCGCCGTAAAAAAGGAATGTGATGCATTCCTTGAAAAAAATTCCGTAATTTCGCGTTAAATTTTTTAACACATGAACTACGATATTATTGTCATCGGAAGTGGCCCAGGTGGATATGTAACCGCGATCAGAGCTGCACAACTGGGTTTTAAAACCGCCATCATCGAAAAGGAAAATTTAGGCGGGATCTGCCTGAACTGGGGCTGTATCCCAACCAAAGCTTTGCTGAAGTCGGCACACGTTTTCAATTATTTAAAACACACCGAAGATTACGGTTTGAATAAAATTGAAAATCCAGGGTTCGATTTTTCGAAAGTAATCCAGAGAAGTAGAGGTGTAGCAACCAAAATGAGCGGAGGGATTTCTTTCCTGATGAAGAAAAACAAGATTGATGTCATCATGGGAACTGCTAAAGTTCAGAAAGGCAAAAAAGTTTCAGTAACAGATAAAGACGG
The window above is part of the Kaistella faecalis genome. Proteins encoded here:
- a CDS encoding alpha-ketoacid dehydrogenase subunit alpha/beta, producing MEATYIETQQISFQDFKNQILADYKLGRISREMSYLGRREVLTGKAKFGIFGDGKELPQLAMAKVFKNGDFRSGYYRDQTFAMAIDAVSVESFFAQLYADTNVDREPASAGRQMNGHYATRSLNEDGSWKNLMEQKNISSDISPTAGQMPRLLGLALASKVYKSVKFEGSEKFSNDGNEVAFGTIGDASTAEGHFWEALNAACALQVPMIVSIWDDGYGISVPTQNQRAKADIAEMLSGFQRTEGQNQGCEIIQVKAWDYPSLLDAYARAEHFARTESVPVVVHVVEVTQPQGHSTSGSHERYKNEERLKWEGEFDGLNKFREWILNYSIEIEGKDEQLATAEELDLINEEAKKFVKEGQKKAWEDYQKSITVLKDAVIPLVENLEDQNAEITAELHKFNKIIAVAKRDIFHLVRKSLLLTRGNESAERKALQNKFKEIFAAEKDNYSSHLYSQSQWKTTNIKEIPPVFSENSENVDGRVVVRNNFDKIFEKYPETLVFGEDAGNIGDVNQGLEGLQEKYGELRIADTGIREATILGQGIGMAMRGLRPIAEIQYLDYILYCLQGMSDDLATVQYRTKGGQKAPVIIRTRGHRLEGVWHSGSPMAGIINLSKGILVLVPRNLTKAAGFYNTMLQSDEPAVIVECLNGYRLKEKQPDNLGEFTVPVGKIEVTKEGKDVTLVTYGSTWRIVMEAAEELEKIGISAEVIDVQSLIPFDLSHDIAESVKKTNRLVVIDEDVEGGTSAFILQQILEKQKAFRFLDSDPLTICAENHRPAYASDGDYFSKPSVDDMVEKIYEMFNEINPARFPAI
- a CDS encoding DUF305 domain-containing protein, which translates into the protein MRNIFVPIIASFLVVSCSKTETKIQDHSTEQNQKNETTNGMVAIMNEMMDEMHSEKPTGNNDVDFAKMMIEHHKGAVEMSELLLEKGQDEELKTFARKVIIAQDKEINLMKKFENQTEVSPDSKIFQQELNQSMGAMMNKNIKIHNDIDKDYAEQMIPHHQSAVDMAEVYLKYGKQKDLLKLCDDIVNTQTSEIQQLKTWLTAN